The DNA sequence CAGGCGCAGTTACTGTATCGCCGATTTTGAAACGAAGGCTTTTGTGTAAACTTTGAAATGTCTTTTCAGCATGCAAGAGCCCTTCTGATCAGTACTCATTGGCTCCTCTATCATGTTAATATATCCTGCGACTTTGTGGAAACACGTTGTTGCATTCTCTCTTTATTAGTTGCATATCCGTTCTTTTCTTATTATATTTTAGCAACTTCACCGATAGATTTTGGAGCAAATATTGGCACTACAAGTATGGAAACTGCTACACATTTAACAGCGACACAACTGGAAAGAAACGAAAGCCGCTTATGTCCAACAAAGCTGGGCCATCACATGGTAAATTCTTACTTATAGCATAGTGCGTATTTCATAGtacgaaaaaatgtttttcaccACAATAGCTACTAATCTCGCAATGTGATTGCCATTCTCGATAAGAGTCCAGAGAATGCTGTTCGCGTGAATTTGTCACGCAATTCCTTTTTTCAGCTCTCAAAAACATTTCCTTTGATGTTGATattgttgtaaaaaaaaaatcgaatgtGGTTTAGAGCGTTGTCAGTACTCTTATCAACGATATGCGTTATCACAGTGGTCAAAATGCGCCTCGTGAATCCACAACATTTTGACAACGCTAAACCAAGCTCGATTTGTTCAGTGCACGATTTTTTGAAGTAGTTTAAAAGTGTCGAATACTGggtcaaaatggcggacgcgCGTGTGCATTTAGTCATTAATGGCGGCGAAGGAAATGTATGGGATTTCAACAAAAATccaaaatacaacaacaacgagTCAGAATATTCCCTAGCTCCGACTCGAAACATGTTTTGTAGAAATGTAGCTGTACTTCTAACATACAAATAATTCAAAAGGTGTTTGTCTACTTGCTTCCAGCGATGTTCGATATTGGAGGCTAGCCATTACCTCtcgtttgtttcaaaacataGCGTAATCGATGGCAAATGATAGTCGATTTGAGGAACAACCCTCCAAGAAATCAACTATAGCTCCGACTCTCATTAAATGCAGGGAAGCTCAAACTACGCAAAACGTCCATAAAAAGAGACATGTCTTGAAAATAAGGTATATAGTTCCAAAAGAGCCTGAAAATTGCTATTTTGGCTTTGTGGAGTCTGTGGTTTAACCCCATCCTTGAGAACGTACGGAAATCGTTAAAGGAAAAACTTCTTCGAAGCCTTGAAACTGTcgccatatttgtttttctcatctAGCAATGTTTCACGGGAAATAAGCTTAATCCAGACCCCCTCATACTAAAGTGAAGCCCTGAATAAATTTATGTTCTCATGCgaaaacttgaagaaacaTAGTCAGCCTTCCTGCCTATATCTTCTCTTTGTTTAAAAGCAAGTGGCTTAGGTTACAATTTCGCTCTGCTTAAAAAATACCAAGAGATTTGCTcaaagttctttttcttttgctttttttctatATAAAGAAGATCTACAGAACTTAGATCGTTCAGTATTTTGTATGGAACTTGTCTCTTCCTTGATCTCCTCGAAGTCCttcccgccattttgtttttacaccACTGCAATATAACATACTCCGCTGACCAATTTGTTTGTTCGTACGTAATTGACCGCTCCCTGCTGGGGTTTTTTAGGGCTAATGAAACAAccgaaataaacttaacaggttaagaatcccaactggtaGGAGatagaccagttggctatgtacaagcgcagccgagcAGTTGCACCAGGGACTACCttgaacaaatccagctactGGTCAGAGCGtgacttgaactcgggatctccagattttcaaatccggcgccctaaccactcggccacgctgcctcctaAGTCCGTAATGAATTCGGGAGCAAAATGTCCTTGATTTCTAACGATGATAGCGACTGAAGTCAACCATAGCAGGAAGAGACGTTTCGACCGAGCTCAAAAAGGCTGAAGAATACAAACACGATGGCTTTGGTGATTAACCAAACTGCAGAAACTTCAACATTTATTCTAAATTATATCGGATTTAAGTACTGAACGGATGTACTTCTGGTGCCGTTCTTATGTTGTTCAGATACAACGGGTAGTCTAAAATTAGACGGGTTTTTGGGTCAAcaataaaatcataaaatagTTGACAAGTAGTTAATGCTAGGAAGCTAAATAAGGCCAAGGCTTACTCAGCGGACAGTAATGTGATGATAATCTAGAGATACGATATCgataattagtaaaatccagctagtggtctatcatcaatgctgtgttctgattggttgagctactagtaggctatatgttatagcccactagtagcgaaaagcgcccgccatatttgtaatgttttggcagtaaaaaaggattcaagTAGCTTTAACTTACGAAAAATGTTTaatctcgatatttttttgaccaactagttggattttactaaaacaattattcccctcgctctcatagcctctgagtcaatagcccattcggccttcggcctcatgggctattgactcatagcccattcgggctcgaggaataattgttaattatttatttcagtaGTTTTCGTTTTGTAATCGTTAGTAGTTGAATGTTACAGTGACGGGCGCTGCAAAAACCGAAATAATTTAAGGTCTTTCGACAAACTGAGAAAACTCAAGAAGGCCGTGAGACAGCCAACCAGCTAATTATACCACAATCGGCATATGTATTGCTCGTATACCAGAACTCTTCTGTTCCTTTGGGCCGCTAAGCAGCACTAGTATCTTATGGATGGtaaatcattttgtttttttgcaggaTTGACTCTCGAATTATTACTAGAACAAGAACAATATCTCGATTCCTTTTCACCTCAAGCTGGCGTTAGGCTGGACATTACAACACAAGGACAGATGCCGTTTCCCATGGAGAAAGGCCTTAGTTTACCACCGGGTTTTGCAACAGCAATCGGGCTTCGAAAGGTTAATAGGGTGGTTTTGtaacaaaacagaaatattTAGTACAAAACCAATAACTGTACAGAGTCAAATTGGAATACAGTCCAGACCGTTAGGAAatagtagggcacggagttcctggtgttgtggtctgaccTCTGGTCTGTCTCTCTATCAAATGTGGCCGGCTTGGCGTGGtgtttctaaaaaggcttgtggtgtaaGAAGCCACGCACGCAAAAACAGACACAAGTCAAAGGAACTTTGCCCAGCGCTAGATCAGGTAGATGTTGATGTTCGGCCGCGCGCCCTCTCGTTGACCAAACCAGCCGGgagccaaaaaaacaaacaacaacaacactgtACCTGAGTTTATACCTTCTCTTTctgataatgacgatgacgatTGAGAAAACGATCAAGAGTCACCGGATGATGTTTCAGTCTAAATCTTTCATAAATTCTTTTGgcttaaaatttctttttccttagGTCATAATTGAGCGGCAAGATCCTTTCAAGAATGGACGTTGCCGTGCAAATCCTTTAAAACGTGATGATAATTTGTACACTAAGATGTACAACACATCGTATTCTTCAACGGTGAGGTTGATTATGAGGACCTTTCCTTAGAACATTTCGCGCATCGTTGTGAATGACTTATGtgctttactttttttctattttattcaAGGGCTTGCAAAGAGTCATGTCGTGCCAGGAACCAATTTAAAAATTGTGGCTGCATGGAATACAAATTTCCTATTGGTAACGAGCCCATTTGTAATATAACCAAGAAAAATGTCAGTAAGTAGAAATAACTTTTGATTTTTCCCCAATTTACAGGTTTCGATAGAGTGACGAAAGTAAACACCAAACTCTTGTGTAgcgattggttgaaaatcTCGTTCAACAttctcaaccaatcacaggaaGGAAACTAATTGTTATTTGCCCTCGTgcgattttcccgcgcttctaAAGCGCTGATTGCATGAACTAGCACAGCGTCATGATTGGTTAGTTTGCTGGACTGTTCAGTCTAAGCAGTTATGATTGGCCAGAGGAAACGCTTTCGCAGTCATTtcgacaaaataaaaaacaatctTGTTTGAAGATAgtataattgttttatacCTCATCGATATAttgttttttgcagaaatCTCCTGTATCtacaaacatttcatataaaaACTTGATAAGctcatttttttgtctttcctaCTAGCCAACTGTCTCTCCAAAGTACAAGAGCTGTtcagagaaaacaaattaaattgcaGCAGCGCGTGCTCTCCGCCTTGTAGGTAAAAAGGGGAACTTCTTCATACATTTAAATTTAAGTATCTCTTCACAATTAAGAAGAGGGAAGTGTAGCTGGGCTAATTTCCTGCGAATGTGcttgaaaaagtgaaaattgaaTGAGCCAATACCATCACACTTAGAGCAGATGTATTGACAGTTGCTTGGCAACCATTGAAGGGGCAACCGAAAAGATTTCAGGGTTCCAGTTAGGAACTTTACCGTTACCAAGAAGCTATCATTATACGTATCTTCAAGCAAGAATGCGCTAACGTCATTCCACCGTCCTTCCATATAATCTATATCCTTTGACTTCACACACAAAAACTAAAGCTAAAATTTGCGTATTCTTTCTCACATTTAAAAGCAGTTTATTTTTGCCGAATCCTACTGAAAGTCGACGGATTGCACTTGTAAGAACGGTATCGTAAAAGCAGTTTTTATACATGCGTTCTCGCTTTAATTGGCAACTTAATAAGAtggtttaaaaatataaaaacaagCGCCTAAATCGTTGCGGAATCTCCTGTGATCAAGAATAGATATATTCTTCTTTTATATAACATTGCTATTTCTTAGGCAAGAAGAATTTAAGATGACTTCTTCATTTTCTGCTTGGCCAGCGGATAATTATGAGGTACCACGATGAAAGAGACGTTCTCAATGTTTCGTCTAATTTCTCCGTCTTTTTAGTGAAGTATACAACAGTAACGATCGTGTTGCATTTTGGCTGCTATATCGATAAAATTTCATCGTTTGTACTGTCAACGCGGAAGCGATTAGGCGACATATTAACATAGAGTCGGTATCAGGACCAAATTATGAAACTTTGAAAAGGAGTCTCATAGCACGTTCTGAAAATTGCTATATCCGAACAAGCACGTCGGCTATTGTTAACTAAAGTTCACCATCCTTTCTTCAACAATAAGTCCTTTTCTTGTCATTCGcatcgtttcttttttcacagGTCTTTTCGTTTCAAAAAGAACTCGAAAAGAAAGGGAAATATGTTTGGTCGATGAATGGCTCATCCAGGTATGAACGTTCGTTTCTGAAGACTTACAAAATACTTTATTTTCGTGTTTCGGATGCATAAACCAATAAGCCACTCGAAGGTAAAGACTGCCTCTCGACAACATTGTCACCAGCCGTGAGGCTAATCTTTGCAGAGAGTTAGGTGAGGCACTGGAAAAGGGTTTgcttattttattattaaaagacTAACCTGCGCTCTACATATGAGtgaaaactgaataaaaaattttttttccaaagtgaGTTTTGAGTCAAGGAAATTTGTTTACTGTTCGTTTGATTTCTTATGACCagagaaaatgttttaaaagtcCAAGTATTTTACGAAGAACTGAATGTTGAAGTTGTGACCGAGAAACGATCATATGAGGTGGGTCAATTGGCTTTCTTTGCCGCTAcctctatttaacaattagactacgagcccgagttttctacgagcagatagtcaacgaggcgcagcctgagttgactatcgctcgtagaaaaccagggcgagtagtctaattgttttagtataaatttacaatggtctcattgcataaaaatgtaaagtaacgtttaaatggttaagaGTGTTTTGAGTgttttgtgtttacatcggcaaatcaaattcaaagtttcaaatacagcgcgcgatgtgcactgaagcttcgtgatatacaatttaaaattcgtgatacacaatttaaaatttaaagcttcgtgattggtcaaaataaataggagaacgattttcattggctattcacaactgttgactatcagcagatagtctacgagtaatatagccaatcagattcacggattcacgatagactacgagtaaatttatactaataaaaAATAGCATAGACTGACTGGCCTATGGATGACTGTGTAATCATCCGAAAAAGAAGGGCAAATTCTGATCGCTGTTTTTTCGTGACTTTCCtctttgaaaagatttcagtCTGTGAGAATACTTACTTATCCCTTCATTATTCACATCtttcaaatgcaaaacaaactAGCTACTTTTTGTTGATTTCTCTTTCTACTGTAATACGCAGCTGCCTGATTTCGCTTCAGACATTGGTGGTCAGCTGGGTTTGTGGATTGGTTGCTCTGTGCTCACAGTAGCAGAATTCCTGGAGTTTGCAATGTTACTGATTGGTCTCGCTGTGAGAAAGTGTTCTTCGTCGAATAAAATTAACACATCAGTAATggaattgaaagaaaaggacTCGCAGTAGAATGCAGAGAAATCTTGTGTAGACGCCCAATGCATAAGAGTTTATAATAACTAGAACTAGCGAAGTACGCCTTGCAGTGTGCAGCTGTTATCGCAACATCGGTACACATGGtcccctctctctctctcgaTCCTGGAGACAGGGTAAGAGATGTTGGCAAACGGCTACAAAAAATCTGATCAACCGGATTAGCTAGGAATCAAGCAGCATCCTGAAAAGTGCATACACTGTGCCTTGCATTCTGTAAACAAATTATAAAGGGGCACGCAGAATATCGCAAGTTATTGTTTACTTGTAAGCATACGTTTTATACGCGAAATTAGTCCTGATATTTTATCCAACATTGTAGTTTTTAATATAGTCTCCTTCGCTtcaaacataaacaaacaTAAGTATCAGAAAAAGGAGCTCGAGAGTTTCAACTCATGTGGTCCACAGGGTGGGCCCAACATCAGGTTgatgggaaagaaaaaaaattgtctcaaaGAAATTCATGGAAATTATGGCCATCAGTTTATTATGTTACTTTTCATAAAGTTGACTCTGATTGTTATTTTCGGATTCTTGTACTTAAGGATTAAATAGACGTGAATATCAGAGTTCTAACAGCCCTCGCTAGACGACAAATTTGAAGTTGcgtgatgaaaaaaaaattgccttttTCAGAGGGTGGTCTGTTTGCAGTAAAACTAAGCATCTCTCTCAAAGTCAGTTTACTTCTAAAAAGGGAAAGCAGTGTCGACGAAACGTTGCTAAGGTTGTAATTTGCACCCAAAAAAAGCTACTAAATACAAAACACAAGGCGGTGATGAGATGGCCGAATAACCAGAGTTTCTAAGAACTAGTAAACTTTCCCGAATAGACGTGTTGACTTTTATTTGCGGTGTTTACAAAAACCTTCCTTTTTGTAAAACCGTTAGTCAACATTTCTTAACGACActgatttcttcaaaaaaagGATCATATAGGTCCTAATTTGCCAGAAAAAGGTTGACTAGAAGTTCTTAGCTCAGTTTTCTAAAATTatagcaataacaataattattatacattgtaGTCACCATCTgtcttctcattggctaaaaGCCTACAGTTAATTCTGGGAAACAGCACAACCTACAGATTATTCACTAATCTGTACCTACAGATTAGTGAATAATCTGTAGGTTGCGCGCGCAATACATGATTTCCAAGAGCAATGTCAAGTTCGCAGACAGCGAAGTAagaatggcttctcgattcgttgtacatttttaagtgtttgaaaataaactgtgATCGCTGCGATAATGCGTTGgtcattattttcttcaaaacaatgtacaataaaacaattattggatgaggtttttgtgatatccggaataatcaaggtctcggtaagtgttatcagcctcagccttcggcttcggctGATAACACTTACCTCGACTTTGATTATTccggatatcacaaaaacctcatccaataattgtttataaaCGCCCTCTGTGACAGCCATTCAGAAAAATTTGTCCTTGGTCAAGTAGGGAAGTGCAAACTCGCGTAAAGGGACCTTGAAAGGTATGATTTGCATGATGAAATGTAACTTAAGGTGAAGCCTATGATCTAATAGGCTAAAGATGTTTGGCCAATTTGCGCCTTAGTAGGTATTTTTACCTAGATCAacttttttcaactgtttaCCCTATGAAAAGTTCTCTTTTTTCGGAAGCGACTCTTTGTTTAGAGCTGTACAATTTTAACATCAAGCCAAATGTAAGTTTTTCCTAAGAGCAGAAATAAGAAACTCTTGTTTTTCGGCTAACGAAGCttcataagaaaaattaacACATAAGgcagtgataaacattgtcAAGCAATGCATTTAAAGTAATTTGGCatgacgtttcgtatgttgcaacatataTTTTCTAAAGTATCCCATATATTACCTAGTATTAATCAGCaagagattagaaaagtgcgttcgatgtgttttgttattttataacTGGGATTTGCGTACTTTTTTGGCTAACCAGCTACTACAGATATGGTCATAAcctcgtacttttgaaattcaaaataaagcAGATAGAGTCTAAATTCACTTGTCTGGAATCGGATCTATACCAGCATGATATCAAGGCCAACTGTGTCAGTTAGTCCAAGATGGTGGCCAAACCCTGACACGACCTAGCATCGCgacaataggcgaatcttcgctgatgtcattgtttacatttttgctcattagcatacgactaaCCTAATTGAAGAAGTgcccgtatatatgagctaaatgcaaaagttgaaagagctgattaagttgagcaatttgtgcaattttcagctctttgcaagcagtattgaaggaaatatcagacatcaaaaactgcgaaattgctgggtggcaaaaaagttaatgagccgtagatcccctgtaaaatttcgagtttttagaagagaatttcttcgaaaccattcgatgaattgcactcaaattttcagagaaaacttaaactctTATGcgctttcaatattcagagtttttattttattagcgtcatcagatagtgataagcatatgttaatgaagcaaaaagtgtaaacaaagattcgcctataccTGCGGGACATCGTAAAACCCGCAGGGCTGAAAAACGACGtaaggtggctctatataGTTTTTTTAGCATGCAAGGAATAGGTAAGAATAGCGCGAGCACGCAAGAAAGTATTTAAAGAgaatttctattttgatgacgtcactAGAAACAAGGGTTTTTGAGTGATCTAAAAATACATATTAGGCGCGTTCCAGACGGCGAATTTTTTCGACAATTGGCACAAGGATgggctttcttttctttctctcgctgttaggaaaaaaattacaaaaattttacACATTCATTAATGTCATACGCGTCAAATTGATTCGA is a window from the Acropora palmata chromosome 1, jaAcrPala1.3, whole genome shotgun sequence genome containing:
- the LOC141886202 gene encoding epithelial sodium channel subunit alpha-like — protein: MDELELNKNKMENQQLPKESFMSLVKDFGEYTSVHGLERVMSTKQWIRKAFWSLLFVAAITVLGFQVNALYHKFQQRPLVTLFTLQSDTSLPFPVVTLCNFNALKYDALLNSNLTALIEKFQRQNTSDENQEEVRRKRRSTDNDGNDSTAHSANVQEDGHDDYDDLADQDETYNEDLDEEYIASEKVSLLMTEHDRGYLSTLGHQFEDMVLSRTFRGIQCSNFTDRFWSKYWHYKYGNCYTFNSDTTGKKRKPLMSNKAGPSHGLTLELLLEQEQYLDSFSPQAGVRLDITTQGQMPFPMEKGLSLPPGFATAIGLRKVIIERQDPFKNGRCRANPLKRDDNLYTKMYNTSYSSTVRACKESCRARNQFKNCGCMEYKFPIGNEPICNITKKNVTNCLSKVQELFRENKLNCSSACSPPCRQEEFKMTSSFSAWPADNYEVFSFQKELEKKGKYVWSMNGSSRENVLKVQVFYEELNVEVVTEKRSYELPDFASDIGGQLGLWIGCSVLTVAEFLEFAMLLIGLAVRKCSSSNKINTSVMELKEKDSQ